The DNA region ATTTTTCTGTGCAAGAGCGGCTTTTACAAGTCCGCTGAACAGCGGGTGCGGTGCCGTAGGACGGCTCTTGAATTCCGGATGGAACTGGCAGGCTTCAAAGTAGGGGTGGTTCTTGATTTCCACCATTTCTACGAGCTTGCCGTCGGGCGATGTGCCGGCGATTTTCAGGCCTGCCTTTTCGAGTTCCTTGCGGAATTCGCTATTGTAGTTGAATTCGTAGCGGTGACGATGGCGTTCGCTAATCTTTTCGCTCTTGTAAAGCTTTGCGGCGTTGGAATCCTTCATGAGCTTGCACGGGTAAGCGCCGAGGCGCATGGTGCCGCCCTTTTCGGTGACGTTCTTCTGTTCGTCCATCAGGTCAATGACCGGGTGGGCCGTCTTTTCGTCGAATTCCGTGGAGTTGGCGTCCTTCCAGCCGAGTACGTTGCGTGCAAATTCAATCACGCAGCACTGCATACCGAGACAAATGCCCAGCAGCGGGACCTTGTGTTCGCGGGCATACTTGATGGCAACACACTTGCCGTTCACGCCGCGACTACCGAAACCTCCCGGAATCAGGATGCCGTCAGCGTTCTTGATGAGGTTCGGATTCTTTTCAAGCTCTTCGGCCTCGATGCATTCCACCTTCACCTTGGCGTTGTGTTCCATGCCGGCATGCTGCAAGGCTTCGTGCACGGACTTGTAAGCGTCGCGGATGGCGATGTACTTGCCCACCAGCGCGATGGTGCATTCATACTTGGGCTGGGTAGCCTTCTTGACGAGTTTGTCCCATTCGGAGTGGATGATGGGGTGTACGCTCAGATGGAGCTGTTCAAGCACGCGGAGGTCGAGTTCCTGCTTGGAAAGTTCGCGAGGCACAGCGTAAACGGAGTCCTTCACGTCCTTTTCTTCGATCACGCATTCGGGCTTCACGTTGCAGAAGAGTGCAAGCTTGTCCAGGTGATCCTGCGGAATCGTCATTTCGGTGCGGCACACCAGAATGTCCGGGAAAATACCGATGTTACGGAGCTCTGCCACGGAGTGCTGCGAGGGCTTTGTCTTGAGTTCGCCTGCGGCCTTGAGGTAAGGCACGAGAACCAAGTGGACAAAGCAGGTGTTTTCGACGCCGACTTCAAAACGGAACTGTCTTGCGGCTTCGAGGAACGGGAGCGATTCAATGTCGCCTGCGACACCGCCGATTTCGCAGAGCACGATGTCGGCGCCGCTTTCGGCTGCAGAACGGAAGGCATCCTTGATTTCGTTGGTGATGTGCGGAATGACCTGCACTGTGCCGCCCAGGTATTTTCCGGCGCGTTCTTTTGCGAGCACGGAGGAATAGATGCGACCCGAAGTGTAGCTGGAGGCCTTGGAGCATTGCACGCCTGCGAAGCGTTCGTAGTGGCCGAGGTCAAGGTCGGTTTCGTAGCCGTCGTCGGTCACGAAAACTTCGCCGTGCTGGTAAGGGCTCATGGTACCCGGGTCCACGTTCAGGTACGGGTCGAGCTTTTGCATGAACACCTTGTAGCCGCGGCTCTTGAGGAGGAGGGCGAGCGAAGCGGAGGTGATTCCTTTGCCGAGCGAACTTACCACGCCGCCGGTAATGAAAATGTACTTGGTCTGTTTTTTTGCGGCAGCTTTAGAGGAGGACATTTTTTACCTCTTTGGGGACTTCAGCGGGCTTGGGGGTGCTGACTTGTTTTGCTTTGAATTCTTCGATCATTTGTCTGAATTCACTAAACAGGTAGAGAGAATCGTTCGGGCCCGGAGCAGATTCCGGGTGGTATTGCACGCTGAATGCCGGCAAGGTCGTGTGGCGAATGCCTTCGACCGTGTTGTCGTTCAGGTTGATGTGAGTGACTTCGACTTCTTCGGGGAGCGTAATAGCATCGATAGCGTAGTTGTGGTTCTGGCTCGTGATTTCGACGGCGCCAGTCTTTACGTTCTTGACCGGATGGTTGCAGCCGTGGTGGCCGAACTTGAGCTTGGACACGTTTGCGCCAAAGGCGAGGCCGAGCAACTGGTTGCCCAGGCAAATGCCCATCAGAGGAATCTTGCCCAAGAGCTTCTTGACGACAGCGACCACTTGCGGAAGGCTGTTCGGGTCGGCGGGACCGTTCGAAAGGAACACTCCGTCAGGGTTTTTAGCCATGATCTGTTCGTAGGTGGCGGTAATCGGGAGCACCGTGACTTTCATGCCCTGGTTCACCAGGTTTCTCAGGATGTTCGTCTTGATACCGAAATCGAGTGCGACCACATGCAGATCGCCTTCGGTGCTGAGTACATAGCCGTTCGGATCAGAGACCTTGCTAGCGTAGTCCTGGCCATCCAGACCGACCCATTCCTGAGCCTTCTTGATAGCTTCTTCTTCGCTCATGTCGGTGCCGTCTACGTGCAGGTAGGCCTTCTGGGCACCGTTGTTGCGCAGGTGAATCGTGAGGGCGCGAGTGTCGACGCCTGCAATGCCCGGCTTGTTGTGCTTGAGCATGTAGTCGTGCAGGCTTTCTTCTTTCAGTTCCTTGCTCACTTCATCCAACGAGTTCACGACGATGCCGTTCAGGAACACGTCGCGCGATTCGGATTTTTCGTGGTTTGCAGCGTAGGCGCCGACTTCGGCGGTGGTGAACACCACAAACTGACCTGCGTAAGAGGGGTCAGTCAAAATCTGCTTGTAACCGGCCATACCGGTGTTGAACACGGCTTCGCCGACGGTATCGGTGGTTGCGCCAAAGGCGTAGCCCCTAAAAACGGTTCCGTCTGCCAGTGCCAGAAACGCCTTCTTTTCGCGTTTGGCTTTCCAGTTGAATCTATCAGTCATCATAATTCGCTCGTTGTGTAGTTAAAACTTGAAGGCGTCTTTGCCGTTGTTCCTGCATAAAAATAAAGGCAAAAGCCAAATGCTTTTGCCAAACGATAAAGACGAAAAAAAATGTGAAAAAAAGAAATTTTGTGAAATCCAGAGAGAGTCACCTGGTTTCGTTGCGAGATTCCTGCAACGGCTGCGCTCATGTGTGCCTCGATGGATTCCGATGTTTTCATCGGGCTCAAAATATAGTAATTCTTTATTCTGTGTTGAAGGGGAATTTTAGAAGATTTTTTTAAGAGCACACTCAATTTCACTTTTTGTAAAATTTGCCTTTTTAAAAGCAATCCGCCGGCGCGAGACCGACGAATTGCATTTTGAGGTTCGGATTATTATGAGTAATTTGAGAAATTAGTAGATAAAGAGCATTTCTCTGTACTTCGGCAGCGGCCACTTTTCGTCGGGCACGATGCTTTCGATCTTGTCCACGATAATGCGGAGGTTTGCCATAGCGTCGAGAATGACTTCGTGCTTTTCGCCGAGTGCAACTTCCATCTGGGCGACTGCGGCATCAAGTTCTTTGAGCTTTTCGCCGAGTTCGCGAGCGTAACCGTCAACAGCGTAGAAACCCTGGCCCTTAGCTAACTCGTTGGTCTTCAATGCGTTAGTGTATGCACAGAGTACCTGCGGGAGCACCACGTTCTTCGCGATATCGAATGCAATCTTGCCTTCGATGTGAATCTTCTTGTGGTAATCTTCCATGTTGACTTCGTAACGGGAGTCGAGTTCGCGCTTGTTGAACACGCCGTACTTTTCGAACAGGGCCACATTTTCCTTCTTGTTGAGAGCCTGGAGGGCTTCCATGGTGGTGCGGATGTTCGGGAGGCCGCGCTTGGCTGCTTCTTCGACCCATTCGTCGGTGTAGCCGTTGCCGTTGAAGATAACGCGCTTGTGTTCCTTGACAATCTTCTGCAACAGGTTCTGCAGTTCTTCGTGGAACTTGTCGGCAGGAACATTGGCGAGCTTGTCGGCGATGAGGTCGAAGGCTTCGGCCACGATCGTGTTGAGGATGACGTTCGGTTCGGAGCAGCTCTGGCTAGAACCCGGAGCGCGGAATTCGAACTTGTTGCCGGTGAAGGCGAACGGAGAAGTACGGTTACGGTCGGTAGCGTCGCGCGGGAGCGGCGGGAGAGTGTCAGAACCGAGCTTCAGTGCACCGGCCTGCTTGCTGGACTTCGGATCGCCCTTTTCAAGCTGGTCGATAACGTCGGCGAGCTGGTCGCCGAGGTACATGGAGATGATTGCCGGAGGAGCTTCGTTGGCACCGAGACGGTGGTCGTTACCGGCGCTAGCAACAGCCATACGGAGCAAGTCGGCGTGGGTGTCGACAGCGTAGATGACAGCGCAGAGCGTGGTGAGGAATATGGCGTTCTGGTGCGGGTCCTTGCCCGGGTTCAAGAGGTTGGTCTTGCCGTAGTTCACCGACCAGTTGTTATGCTTGCCGGAACCGTTGATGCCGGCGAACGGCTTTTCGTGCAGCAGGCAAACGAGACCGTGGCGGTCGGCGACCTGGCGGAGCACTTCCATAATCTGCATGTTGTGGTCGCAGGCGAGGTTTACTTCCTCGAACATCGGGGCAAGTTCGAACTGGGCCGGAGCGACTTCGTTGTGGCGGGTCTTGGCCGGAATGCCGAGCTTCCAGAGTTCCTTTTCCACATCGTTCATGAAGTTGATGATGCGTGCCGGAATGCTACCGAAGTAGTGGTCTTCCATCTGCTGGTGCTTTGCCGGAGCGGCACCAAACAGCGTGCGACCGGCCTGGTACAGGTCCGGACGCTGCAGGTAGAAACGCTTGTCAATCAGGAAGTATTCCTGTTCGGCACCGAGAGTGACGGTGACCTTCTGCTGGGCAACGCCGAAGAGACCCATGAGGCGGTCGGCAGACTTCTGGAGGGCCTGAATAGAACGGAGGAGCGGAGTTTTCTTGTCCAAGGCTTCGCCAGTATAGCTACAGAAAGCGGTCGGGATGCAGAGCGTTGCACCGTTGCCGTGACGCTTGATGAAGGCCGGAGAGGTCGGATCCCAGGCGGTGTAGCCGCGGGCTTCGAAAGTGGAACGGAGGCCGCCGCTCGGGAAAGAAGATGCGTCCGGTTCACCGACGATCAGGTTCTTGCCGCTGAAGGCGAGGATTGCCTTGCCGTCTTCGGGTTCGAGGAAGGAGTCGTGCTTTTCGGCGGTGGAACCGGTAAGAGGCTGGAACCAGTGAGTAAAGTGGGTGGCGCCGCGGTCGATAGCCCACTTTTTCATGGCGTGGGCAACTTCGCCAGCGATGCTCGGGTCAAGCGGTGCGCCGCCGTCGATGGTAGCGAAGAGCTTCTTGCAAATGTCTTTGGGAAGATATGCGCGCATGGCCTCGGCGTTGAAGACATCTTC from uncultured Fibrobacter sp. includes:
- a CDS encoding CTP synthase, producing MSSSKAAAKKQTKYIFITGGVVSSLGKGITSASLALLLKSRGYKVFMQKLDPYLNVDPGTMSPYQHGEVFVTDDGYETDLDLGHYERFAGVQCSKASSYTSGRIYSSVLAKERAGKYLGGTVQVIPHITNEIKDAFRSAAESGADIVLCEIGGVAGDIESLPFLEAARQFRFEVGVENTCFVHLVLVPYLKAAGELKTKPSQHSVAELRNIGIFPDILVCRTEMTIPQDHLDKLALFCNVKPECVIEEKDVKDSVYAVPRELSKQELDLRVLEQLHLSVHPIIHSEWDKLVKKATQPKYECTIALVGKYIAIRDAYKSVHEALQHAGMEHNAKVKVECIEAEELEKNPNLIKNADGILIPGGFGSRGVNGKCVAIKYAREHKVPLLGICLGMQCCVIEFARNVLGWKDANSTEFDEKTAHPVIDLMDEQKNVTEKGGTMRLGAYPCKLMKDSNAAKLYKSEKISERHRHRYEFNYNSEFRKELEKAGLKIAGTSPDGKLVEMVEIKNHPYFEACQFHPEFKSRPTAPHPLFSGLVKAALAQKNGKTKTATAKAAQKNVNGGKKNA
- the carA gene encoding glutamine-hydrolyzing carbamoyl-phosphate synthase small subunit, which gives rise to MTDRFNWKAKREKKAFLALADGTVFRGYAFGATTDTVGEAVFNTGMAGYKQILTDPSYAGQFVVFTTAEVGAYAANHEKSESRDVFLNGIVVNSLDEVSKELKEESLHDYMLKHNKPGIAGVDTRALTIHLRNNGAQKAYLHVDGTDMSEEEAIKKAQEWVGLDGQDYASKVSDPNGYVLSTEGDLHVVALDFGIKTNILRNLVNQGMKVTVLPITATYEQIMAKNPDGVFLSNGPADPNSLPQVVAVVKKLLGKIPLMGICLGNQLLGLAFGANVSKLKFGHHGCNHPVKNVKTGAVEITSQNHNYAIDAITLPEEVEVTHINLNDNTVEGIRHTTLPAFSVQYHPESAPGPNDSLYLFSEFRQMIEEFKAKQVSTPKPAEVPKEVKNVLL
- a CDS encoding glutamine synthetase III yields the protein MSNEYRLKAIKEIASENAGANLPAAPANIDFYGEDVFNAEAMRAYLPKDICKKLFATIDGGAPLDPSIAGEVAHAMKKWAIDRGATHFTHWFQPLTGSTAEKHDSFLEPEDGKAILAFSGKNLIVGEPDASSFPSGGLRSTFEARGYTAWDPTSPAFIKRHGNGATLCIPTAFCSYTGEALDKKTPLLRSIQALQKSADRLMGLFGVAQQKVTVTLGAEQEYFLIDKRFYLQRPDLYQAGRTLFGAAPAKHQQMEDHYFGSIPARIINFMNDVEKELWKLGIPAKTRHNEVAPAQFELAPMFEEVNLACDHNMQIMEVLRQVADRHGLVCLLHEKPFAGINGSGKHNNWSVNYGKTNLLNPGKDPHQNAIFLTTLCAVIYAVDTHADLLRMAVASAGNDHRLGANEAPPAIISMYLGDQLADVIDQLEKGDPKSSKQAGALKLGSDTLPPLPRDATDRNRTSPFAFTGNKFEFRAPGSSQSCSEPNVILNTIVAEAFDLIADKLANVPADKFHEELQNLLQKIVKEHKRVIFNGNGYTDEWVEEAAKRGLPNIRTTMEALQALNKKENVALFEKYGVFNKRELDSRYEVNMEDYHKKIHIEGKIAFDIAKNVVLPQVLCAYTNALKTNELAKGQGFYAVDGYARELGEKLKELDAAVAQMEVALGEKHEVILDAMANLRIIVDKIESIVPDEKWPLPKYREMLFIY